One segment of Cutaneotrichosporon cavernicola HIS019 DNA, chromosome: 4 DNA contains the following:
- a CDS encoding uncharacterized protein (Activator of mitotic machinery Cdc14 phosphatase activation C-term), giving the protein MSAISEEELEREVRTLKHLRRRSATGTGPGELPLDPDLPPPDSFQQGSEAMQYSSNDDVTLSLDGDSGLFWVPAHLHPELAPGEFRNFLKSHTVDPDADGSDTDEATLARSPSWLARSRSMSVHLNRKKSMLSKQYTPRPGDNVETERVPVRRGSLAARHTEHGPTLRDLQKLEELVDDPEFTQNPDKMREVLRRSLSQRMQPGLNETTEGDGETDAPLLPPRTGSIIRRTARTKIRKGPNDGSRRYSSGRRQRITSPSQQHIRGESSSMEDGDRRSDERRSDETSEETSEAFHEPAPVAVEHVPAHDDSTDESQIVDAYTRASVVEPYDDSRSPSPDEPAQAAVPHGRQRPHLHPIITSVEKPGFTPAQQDADLSAALHAVTLLPPSGASEDIFQARPDSFMDNYADVYAGDEAYRAYLEEEEEGPPAPSPPSEAAAVMQQQQPQVPGQQALLPGMAPPLQSMPPSMSTSGQQRPVPPTLVIGRPPLARTDSNASVQSSASSTATATSTSTTPPHHHPGREKEKEKSRKGLFGKKHSKEKDKPKKEKDGLFGGLFGGSKKKQEEASSVSNFATAGPAAAAALLGTSKSARSLQPSGASSPTSPGFSNFARYPIHVERAVYRLSHIKLANARRPLIEQVLISNLMFWYLGVIGRAAGPAEDSKPGTVNGLDKDRDETQRTPPPKGTPPLSPDSGQFEDKSAHLRQQLSTLQQQPRRDEQQQELSPPLSPSPTRKTGLVKPERSRNANNSEAAYRAPQYGKQNAQMEQEMRPAQLKPTPQPPQQQQSTHRTSPPPPQREQQQPPASYPQAPAPAPRTSSIPSNPQRTRSPPSPAHQHPQTWPEYPPGVAPPRPQQFAPGGGRPISQQPERRPQPPPGAQPARPQQPGIRPPPQQQHQGAQQTANGSMRSDRPMYAPYPSGGGGGPAQRNAGQPGQGYPYPQQYARPGHHGPQPGQIFSAQPGQIFHHPQYQNQPRPPGAAPAQNRGEPQRLPPGQQQGPALAQTPPRRGSSNAPADPYGRQGYQQGGQTSPTNGGFYSQQRPPGQYQQYPSGQQRAQPVPSGQYPHHR; this is encoded by the exons ATgtcggccatctcggaGGAGGAACTTGAGAGGGAGGTCCGCACACTCAA ACACTTGCGACGCAGGTCGGCGACTGGGACAGGTCCAGGCGAGCTCCCGTTGGACCCGGACCTTCCCCCACCAGATTCATTCCAGCAAGGGTCTGAAGCTATGCAGTACTCGTCCAACGACGATGTGACGCTCAGCTTGGACGGCGACTCGGGTCTGTTCTGGGTGCCAGCGCATCTCCATCCAGAACTAGCGCCGGGCGAGTTTCGCAACTTTCTCAAGTCGCACACGGTCGATCCAGATGCCGACGGCAGTGATACGGACGAGGCCACGCTGGCGCGCAGCCCGTCGTGGCTCGCGCGTAGCAGGTCCATGTCTGTCCACCTGAACCGCAAGAAGTCGATGCTGTCCAAGCAGTATACGCCTAGGCCTGGCGACAATGTCGAGACGGAGAGAGTTCCTGTCAGGCGCGGGTcgttggcggcgcgtcACACCGAGCATGGCCCAACCCTCCGTGATCTGCAGaagcttgaggagctcgtcgacgacccCGAGTTCACGCAGAACCCGGACAAGATGCGCGAGGTCCTGCGGCGAAGCTTGAGCCAGCGGATGCAACCTGGAT TGAACGAGACAACCGAAGGTGACGGTGAGACCGACgcacccctcctcccaccacgTACTGGATCCATCATCCGTCGCACTGCGAGGACAAAGATCCGCAAGGGACCAAACGATGGCAGCCGACGGTACTCGTCTGGGCGGCGTCAGCGCATCACTTCACCTAGCCAGCAGCACATCCGCGGCGAATCTTCCTCAATGGAGGATGGTGATCGGCGCAGCGATGAGCGACGCAGTGACGAGACGAGCGAAGAAACCAGCGAGGCATTCCACGAGCCTGCGCCCGTCGCAGTGGAACACGTTCCCGCACACGACGACTCGACGGACGAATCCCAAATCGTCGATGCGTACACGCGGGCGTCGGTAGTGGAACCTTACGATGATAGCAGGTCGCCGAGCCCTGACGAGCCTGCGCAGGCAGCTGTGCCGCACGGGCGGCAACGCCCTCACCTACATCCTATCATCACGAGCGTCGAGAAGCCCGGGTTCACTCCGGCGCAGCAGGACGCCGACTTGAGCGCGGCTCTCCACGCTGTCACCTTGTTACCACCATCTGGCGCCTCGGAGGACATATTCCAGGCGCGCCCGGACTCGTTCATGGACAACTATGCGGACGTGTACGCTGGGGACGAGGCATATCGGGCCTACCtagaggaggaagaagaggggCCACCTGCACCTTCACCGCCGTCCGAGGCTGCTGCAGTGAtgcagcagcaacagccGCAGGTTCCGGGCCAGCAGGCTCTCTTGCCTGGAATGGCGCCACCATTACAGAGCATGCCGCCCAGCATGTCAACCTCTGGGCAACAGCGGCCAGTTCCTCCGACGCTGGTCATCGGCCGCCCACCGTTAGCGCGCACAGACTCGAACGCGTCGGTGCAGTCATCTGCATCTTCTACCGCGACTgcgacctccacttcgACGACTCCACCTCATCACCACCCTGGCcgagagaaggagaaggagaagagcCGGAAGGGTCTGTTCGGCAAGAAACACagcaaggagaaggacaagcCTAAaaaggagaaggacggACTCTTTGGCGGCCTGTTCGGAGGCTCAAAGAAGAAGCAAGAGGAGGCCTCGTCGGTTTCCAACTTTGCGACCGCTGGGCCTGCAGCTGCCGCCGCACTCCTTGGCACATCCAAATCTGCCAGGTCGCTCCAGCCTTCAGGCGCGTCatcgcccacctcgccgGGATTTTCCAACTTTGCCCGCTATCCGATTCATGTCGAGCGTGCTGTCTACCGCCTCAGTCACATCAAGTTGGCGAATGCGCGCCGGCCCCTGATTGAGCAGGTGCTCATCTCGAACCTCATGTTCTGGTACCTCGGCGTCATAGGCAGAGCTGCAGGTCCCGCGGAGGACTCAAAGCCCGGCACGGTCAACGGTCTCGACAAGGACCGCGACGAGACCCAGCGTACTCCTCCGCCCAAGGGAACGCCACCCCTATCGCCGGACTCTGGGCAGTTTGAGGACAAGAGTGCACATCTGCGCCAGCAGCTGTCCACGTTacagcagcagccgcgACGGgacgagcagcagcaggaATTGTCGCCTCCActgtcgccgtcgccgactcGCAAGACGGGTCTCGTTAAGCCGGAGCGCAGCAGAAACGCAAACAACAGCGAGGCAGCTTACCGCGCGCCACAGTATGGCAAGCAGAATGCGCAGATGGAGCAGGAGATGCGTCCTGCGCAGCTCAAGCCAACTCCGCAGCCGccacagcagcagcagtcCACTCATCGCAcatccccaccccctccaCAGCgagagcagcagcagcctccGGCGTCTTACCCGCAGGCTCCTGCACCCGCCCCTCGCACATCATCCATACCATCCAATCCTCAGCGCACGCGGTCCCCTCCATCACCAGCACACCAACATCCGCAAACGTGGCCCGAGTATCCACCAGGAGTTGCCCCGCCGCGACCGCAGCAATTTGCCCCTGGCGGTGGCCGACCCATCTCGCAGCAGCCCGAGCGCCGgccccaacctccaccaggCGCCCAACCAGCTCGTCCCCAGCAGCCGGGCATACGCCCGCCCCCTCAACAGCAACACCAGGGAGCACAGCAGACGGCCAATGGATCCATGCGATCTGACCGGCCAATGTACGCGCCGTACCCAagtggtggcggtggtgggccTGCACAGCGTAACGCAGGCCAACCTGGCCAGGGATACCCGTATCCCCAGCAATACGCTCGGCCTGGGCACCACGGACCCCAGCCTGGCCAGATATTCTCGGCTCAGCCCGGTCAGATATTCCACCACCCGCAGTACCAGAACCAACCGCGGCCCCCTGGTGCCGCACCAGCTCAGAACAGGGGAGAGCCGCAACGGTTACCACCTGGACAACAGCAGGGGCCGGCCCTGGCGCAGACGCCACCTAGACGCGGGTCATCCAACGCGCCCGCGGACCCGTACGGGCGCCAGGGCTACCAGCAGGGCGGGCAGACGTCGCCTACCAATGGCGGATTTTATTCTCAGCAACGTCCACCTGGTCAGTACCAGCAGTACCCGTCAGGCCAGCAGCGCGCACAGCCAGTACCGTCTGGCCAATATCCGCACCACCGGTGA